Sequence from the Plasmodium relictum strain SGS1 genome assembly, chromosome: 6 genome:
ttggactTTACATAAATATGTTGATTtactgtatatatatataagtataaaaatttaaatttttaacagGACACtatatcaattttttatttcattaatttgaTCCTTTAAACtttgatttaattttttaattttaatttttaaaatttcattaattttatttttaatatattttgttttctaTATGtaaattgttttattataattgttttgaaatttaatattttatatatttatatttacatatgtatacttgttttttaaaatggagaatgaaaataaagaagaaattatAGATGGAATACAATCAAAAGCTAAAACAAGAAAAGGAAATgtgattttaaaaaaaagagaaggtgagttaaatgaaaattcaaaatattgtttatttataagtGGTAATAAAAGAACAGAGATGCTGAAAAATTTTATGcaagatatatatttattgcaTAAACCATTAACTTGTTATATGCCAAAATTGCATCAAAATTTATCAAATGCTTTAGATAAGATAGATAAGTTAGTAGAATTATGTGTTCATAATAATtgttctttcttttttttaatattttcaacaaaaaaaaaaccatCAAGATTTCTTTTAGGTAGActgtataataataaaattcttgattattatgttttttcACTTCTATCTTATATCCCCATTcatatttttcctttatcAAAAGAAATTTTACATGACACAAAGCCAATTGTTCTAATTCAAGGATcgtattttgaaaaaaatgaaactacaaaatatttaaaaaatgttttgtttgatttttttaaacataaaaatatagagaGCTTCTCAAAAAATAGTATACAAAGACTCATAGTCATTACTGCTTatgaatcaaaaaaaaatatcaatactaataataataataatagtgaaAATAAGTTTATTTTGTCATTTCGacaatatttaataaaaaaagaattttttgaCTTAAAGGAAAAACATGCTTTAAATGAAATTGGCCCTAGTTTTGAATTTATCTTAGAAAATTGTAAAACACCAGATTTTAACTTATTTCaagaaacaataaaaaaaccACATAtacaaaagaaaagaaagtcagataaaataaaagttgaTGAATTAGGAAATAATATTAAGAAAGTTTATAttcaaaaacaaaattttaataagttaCACACAAAACATACGAAGATTCTTAAGAAAActaaatttaacaaaaagTAATAGAAGTAACATCTTAGAAATTGAAAATTCTTATAAAATGATGGATATATATTGTATGAAATTAATATCATCatacaaaataatatttcaatTGATGCAGACTTAATGGTTTTgcaatgttaaaaaaaaattaacaatcTTTGTTCTTGAAACTCTATTTtgtgttatttttataagcttataatattattttcacatttttttttctaagtaACACTATccttaagaaataaaaataaaaaaagttgtTTATGtttaatctttttaattcttttttttttccaattttattttatgtttttataaagaaaaacttTACCATCATTATATTTGatatattaacaaaaaaacaaaaaaacaaaaataaaatagattaTAAATgtgtaatataaaattttcctcaaaatttttttgtacatttgttatatatatatgtgcaaagaaaaaaaaaattatagtaaGTCTTATGTAaacaattttataaaataaattaaaattaaaaaaatattagagaAAAATAAAGCTAATTCAAAATGGCACTTTTAagaatattacaaaaaaatatatatttatatatatataaattatttacatatacacaaataaaaaagaaaaaaaaaagatagtttatattatttcattaatattatatcctttattttttaaagatttCCTTATTGATAAAACTCGTAAAATTTGCTCATTAGGCCAATTTAACATATCAGTGTATTTACTTactattatattttgaaGAATTGATTTTTGattaattatttcatttaataaatcttCATCTGCATTCggaatattatttaaagataTCTTTAGTTTATTTAAAAGCATTTTTAAAtgcatatttatattatcttcCCTTTTATGTTTTCTATTTAAAGAATCATTTTTTACATTgctaatatttatattttttacttttatcattttttcttcatttaaatcttcattattttttctatcaattaattttatacatCTTCTTTGGTTATTTGATTTTATTCTCTGCATTAACTTTTTACCAtattctaaatttttatcactggcattatttatatttttattatcatcattattGAAATTATTATCGCTGTTATAATTACTGTTGTTATAACTATACAAAATGttattatcatcattattCTTCAAATTATTAGCATCATCATTATTcacatttttatcatttaaatataaattttgagGCGATTCATAaggttcattttttttatttgccTCTAAAGACcaatttatataatcattattattttcattttttatgcTTTTTGAATTATTCCTATCAACTTCCTTATTTATCTTATTTGTATTTTCCAtatctttttcattactTATTTTGTCTATTCCctctttattatataatggatacatatattttttctcattaacgtttttattatcacttatataactttttttatttctaatatTAATACTGCAGTCACTTAAATTGCTACTGCTATTctcataattattttgtcTATTAGAGGGCTTAACACCTTTTGCACCTTTATTTACCTTTTCATATTCACttctataaaaattatttttattattttcatttattttagatatattttgattatctatgttattaaaattattataataattgcTATTTTGATCACTTCCATTAAACTTAGAGCTGTATGAATTATCACTACtactaaaattataataattactatttttatcattttcatttattttagatatatttatgctatcaaaattttttaatctaTCACTTAGATTACCATCTCCATTGTTGAATTCATAATCATTATCTTccttataattatttatatatatattgtttttatttataaaattatcttCCTTGTTAAAATTcacatttttgtttttaaatttattctgTACAAAatccttatttttataactatAAAGaagttttaaatttttttcatttgtatTATCAATGATTCTATTTGAATtcttaaaagaattattactAGATTTAGTATTGTATATATTGCTAGAAAATGACACAGTCTTCATATTTTTGCagttcatatttttatttttacttattttattcataaaagGATTTACTTTCTTTTTATCTGCAGTTAATGATGTGTTATTATTGTTACTGTTAGTAGTTGTGTAataacttttatttaaataatttttttttttatttgtatcaggattattttcatttgcagaattttcattctttttgtaattttGTTTATAATCATCTCgtttaacatttttatttaaattattaaatgaaaataaattttttccaTAATAATTCATGTTTTTACTATTAGGATGATTACTCCTCgaaatatttctattattaattaagCCACCtgatttttcattattcttACTACTAttaaatttcatattttgcatgttattatatgtatcacaattttttttacatgtactaaaattataattcataCCTATTGATTCATTATATTcatcattaatttttcttttcttccCATTTAAGAAAATATCTGTTTcactattttcatttaattcataattttttttttttttttttttttctttattgtcaaaagaagaaatagtATCTATTCCCTTTTCTTCCATTTCTTCTgtttcttcttcattattatctTCTTCTACTTCTTCCTTTCCTTCTATTTCTTCCTCCTTTTTgtccatatatatatactgaaAACGACTTttgattttataaaaattacttttttcgATCTCTTCATTACTTAATGGATTAATttcaatatttaatattcctaaaagaaaaagagcaTGAACTAACGAATAATAAATTGTCTTGTTTTCATTTAGCATTTTAATGGCTGTTTGAGGAGATAAACGAACTAATtcttgaatttttttaattaaaagcaCTATATCATacatattcatattttttaaaattaaaaaaccaAATTTCGTTATTTCCCCATTTTCGtttattatttcaatattcttatttaattttttattattatgtttatgcgtttttttatatacttcATTATCTTTATTCTTATGTACATTTTTATACGAATCTAAATCTCtacatttttcattataatgtTCACTATCGTGTTTATAATTTTCGTTTTCATATTCGCTATCATTTTCATCCTCTATTAATTCAATtgatatttctttatttctaaatttattattttctacatAGGATAATATATCTTCTTTACCATTTTTAAAACCTAAATAACCATGGCTACTTTTTATACCAATTTCAACTTTTCTCAAtctgtaaaaaaaaagaaaaatattagaatACAACTATAATGaaacttaaaatttttaatattcataaataagattattaattttttttttttttacttgcAATAAATAAGTTCTGCTTTTGgtgaaaaaaattcttttaattcattttctgTCACTTCAAAGGGTAAATTAGAtactaagaaaaaaaaaaaaaaaaaaaattatatatatataattttaagaatataaccccaaaaaaagaaaacataaaaagaaaacataaaaagaaaaataaaaacaaagaaatatatgtatagctgtttatacatattaatatatatatctattcatcttttatttcatatattataaaaatatcatttattGCAAAACACTGAAAagcaatatatataaaagaatttttttaaaatattaattatataaaaaaatcttACCAAAAAACATATTAATGTCTGAATTATCTACCATTtatatgataattttaataaaaaataaataaataaaataaataaatattgtgaatatattaatagggaagttatcattttttcatatatataacttatttaaaaaaaaaaaaaaaatttctacaAATTAATtccttttattatatatatatatatatatatatatattttaatttggggaaattttaaataatgtaacaaataaaaataaaaaaataaaattttaataaatttttctacatgtttttatattttttaatttttatagagATCGGCACGCTAATTTTTTTGGTGAtgatttaaagaaaaatatttatataattgtttttatttatttattttttttaaatattattaaatgattcttttaatttataaatacagaaatattaaaataagtaaaattacatgtaatatatcaaaaatCCATATCgcaaataatatttaaaaatttagcaaatattaatttataagataaaaataaaattgttttaatcatattatttattaaaagagaTACTCTTTAAATTTACATTAAATGAATATGTATGCACAATGGTAAAATGAAAGATCActtaaaatacataaaatcaaaaaaaggGGAAAACACAAAACCataaacatataaaaaataaaacaaatataatttctattaaaaaaaaaaaaagtaaaatttaaaaatattttaaaataaaatatagaatAAATGGCAAACAAAGAGAAACAATTATATTATAGTCAATGACGCATCATAATTATATAACTcccattttttaaaatttaaaataatttagaagGTATTTTCTAATAACTTTTGAAAAATCTTAATATAGTATAatggataaaaaaaaaaataaaagttggaaaattttgttttattattaattttttttgtaactgcaaaacatatttttaaaacaaataaaattacaaatatatgatagtataataaaaaaagtaattaatatttattctaTAATTTGCACAATTTTTATGTTCAcatttatatagaaaaattatactaTTAAATATACTATAAAAAcgaatttaattaattaaagagaaaaaaaaaggaaaaaagggagaaaaaaaaaaaaaaaagagtgttattatttatgaaatattttcctgaacaaatttaaatttttctttgtttCAACTTTTCTAATAGTTCTTTATCACCAGTTGGTATCACAGCTTTGGCTCCAATTAAACTAgggaaataatttaaaaaaataaaaataaaaaagattatacaaagtatataaataacttttttttcttgttttacattttcttttttggaTGATTTTCAGttaaaatttcttcattttcattattgtCTTCAGAATTATTTAAGTAGTCATAATCCTTATTAATATGTATACAATTTTCATAAGAATTCTGTTGGTTAGTATTTAATCCAATCCCACTATATTCTTGTTGAACTCTATCATTTTTAGAAATAATTctgtaaaaaatatttaaaaaaaaaaaaattaaatataataataagttatgaataatatatatatatatatatatatatataaataaggtATATACTCTGTTGCTTTTATTTTCGCTTCTTTTGCTATATGCTCGGCAAAAAGATTTGCACTTTCTTTTATATTGGTTAATGGAGACATTTCCTTACtgtgaaaaatatatataaaaaaaaataacgaaaggaaaggaaaagaaaagaaaaaatatgttagtgaaattttatattcaatAAAAGTAGTTAagtgtattttttatttatattacacGACTTttgtttgtattttttttaattctaatttttataaataaattttcaaaatttttttttctttgttatcgttcttaatattatatttttcttttttcttttttcttttttcttttttctttctttttttttttttatttcttaataaaattcttaaaaattatccattttttatttaagtaaaatatgataatagctctttttattgaaataatataaatacatgcaaaatatattttatttccttattcgtttatatacttttatattttttctttatttctttatttgtttatatacttttatattttttctttattttaatacttattatatatacaacCTAGACTAATTAAAAGAAACCTATTAATtagaacaaaatatatatcttgTTTTTACCTTTTTAAAACCTGTGAttctatatcatttttattttgttcttCACACACGTTCAAACTCAAATTTgcatctttttctttttcattgaTTTCGGTTTCTTTTTCAAGTTGTCCTTTTAATTGAGTACTCACATGCATATCCTCTTCATTGTTATTTtccatattttaaaattaaaatatatatatatatatatatattaaaaaaaaaaatattatacttGAAAATGTAaagttttatataaaattacatccccaaattgaaaaatatatgattCAAACTAACATTtactattttaattttttaagaaagattaaaaattttcattttatattaatatatataataagcggtttaaaaaaaaaaagtacacATAATTcttaactatttttttttttttccaaagATTAATATGTAccatgaaataaaaaaaaaaaaaaaaatgatttgaACTGATTATTCAAGTTTTCTTAAtggaaataaagaaaaaattttcattttgtaaatttaaaTTCATAATCATATTTtgttatgtattttttattttttatttttatatagttaataaatgaaaagaatAAAACTTGATTTTATTGCAGTTATTATTACTAGTTCTTGAATATTCactgattttttttttttttcttttttaataacaaatattttttacattgattaaaattttctaccTAATATAATGTTgtgattttaaaaatttacacATCTTTTccttataataatataggattaaaaatattttgattaCAAACACtacttaataattttttttttttttcttataaaaatataatcctttgtataaagtaaaaatagtaaattttctattattttcctaatataatttttcttattgttatttttaataataacgaatgtaatattaatattttaaaaataaaaaaagaaattcatTTTAGCTTAAATTCAAACTCGCACTCTTTTTCCGATAATAAAGTtatgcatataaaaaattaatttcttacctatttaataaaaatcatCTGTAAATTACTTAAAGTTGtaaacttttatttaattataaatacattaaaaaaaggagaaaaatgaaaaggaaATTGCAAAGTTAATTTTCGTACAttaagtttatatatatattaaaaaaacgaaaaaatatgaatagtTAAAACTTAAAGGAAAAGAGAGATTAGtttctatatatttcttaCATTTAATGTATAGGATTTCTatatgaaaacaaaaaaaaattgtattcttttttgttataatataaataacttgttaaatattaaaaattctttgTTTGAACTTCAAACAAATTTaagtatttttctttaaaaaaatttagtttttttttccatatttaattaaatttacaaACAATTTATGAATACCAAAAATGTTTAATTacataaatgtatatatataaatatgtaacTAGTATATTTATgagtttatatttttttttttctaaaaaaaaagaaaaaaaataatgaattagaTAAATTATCCAGTTTATTAAATTGATTACACACATTTAGTTAATTCAcaatcaaattaaaaaaaaaaaaaatttaataaaaaaaatatataaactaGATACAGTAAGCAAATATAgatcatttttaaatatagatGGAAGAAGGAAATGAATATAAGCATCTCACATAATGTAGTGCGGAATGAgagagaaaaagaaaaatgcatatataatgtaagtatattttttattttcttttggtTACTAttctattaattattatcattttttttttttataaggttacttttttttttttaattttaatatatattaagaaaagaaaagttaaaaaaaaaaaaagtaaatgcacttctcaaaatttttttttcttaattttcaCAATTCCTATTTAATTTCCAcataactaaaaaaaaaagactttaatatcattatatatatatatacatttcatattaattttttttaataaatttgttgtgttaatttttctaaaatttatctgttttcttttctaattgtaaatatattaatatgaattttttttacatatatcgCTAGCTCCTTATATTTACTTACTAGCGAAGTATATACATGaattaaatacaaaaatatgtagtactaaaattttttttttcttagttttattttaattttttcgtttatttatttttgtcatttatatttgtaataaaaacaattttaataattaccCATAGAAGTTAATTGCTCAAAGCATGTACTagaatgataaaaaaaaatggataaaaattaaaaaaaaatttatatttattattaccTTCTAATAAATaggcattttttttttacatttttatggATTTCTAAAGAATATATAGAACTAATAACTATATACATTCTTTATGAAcacatattaattttttttttttgtaaatatatataaaaacaaattgaacttttaagaaaaatatttttatctatatttcttatttgtCATAAAAATAGGGATATTTTCAGTGAATATTTATACAATTccttaatattattttctttttttttgtaaactAAAAGCTTATTTTTGataatgttatatttttaataaatctttttttttttttttttacatttaataCCTTTTTTTcgtgtatttttttttttttttatgtatatgttcttgtaaaattatatattttatacataaaaatttatatatatttatagttatatattaaattatggAATTTTTTACACTTTTGATATTCtagtttttaatataaaaatttattagttTTTCATTTGAATTCTAAGatactatttttttgttaaacatatatatgatatataacttttttctttttatatttctttaatattattttaatagaaCAAATAGTAACGAATATTGTAtgtgtatttaaaaaaaaaaaaaattttttttttctatagaatacatatatttttacatatttttttttttatatatattataaaatgacTGGCAAtaattatacataaaaatatatatttttaaatgcatAATGGCATAAGAAaatatcttatttttatgtatattttttttgatttgttttaatttttattattaaattttattgaaattttttttatcatatataaatgtatatatgcattttttacaaaaatttttgaataatattcttttttatatttataaagaatgggataaaaatgaaaaaatttatgataaatttatttttgataaatatattttttttaacataccaattaaaatgtaatataataaatacaaaatGTGGCAGTTGGAATGAGTGGTCAGAATGCGAAGGCGAGTTTATGTCAAGAACTTATAATTATGATTATTCTATACGTGATTTAAGATCATGTAAAAATTGTGGAAAGTGGGGAAATTGGTCCTCTTGTAATGATGGAAAAACATATAGATATTTAGATAATTGctcattttttaaagaagaaaaagactGTACTTCTAATaaagaagataataaaaaaatagaaaatggGAATTTGCAAAGTACGGTAGTTGatttaaattatgataataacAGAAATGAAGAAACTTTGCTAAAAGACAATAATAAGCAACATGAGAAAGAAAATGAAGTAATTAACTTTAATAAAGAAACTAATTTACAGAAATCAGAGAAAAAtcaaaatgataatatttcTGAAACTccagaaaataaaattaaagaagatcaaaaaattaataatgacgaagaagatttaaaaaatattcataaattaaataatggtTTTGAATCTTCATCTAATTTAGTTAATAATCAAAATGATACACAAGAACAAAAGAATGAAGATCTAGTTAATAAAGACGCCAAATCACcaattattcaaaaaaacaAGGAAAACGAAATTAAGGAACATaatcaaatttttaatataaattccATTTTAGGAAAAGAGAATAATGGTCAACTGAATAATACCAATTTACGTcacaataataatgaaatgaGAAAAAGTtcttatcaaaaaaaaaaagtaagaaAATTTGGGGacaatcaaaaaataaagataaacaatcataatgaaaaaatagatgaaaataaatcaaaagaAGATTCCAACATTGCTAATGTTTTGAAAACATATGAAGATACCAATAATGAGGAAAAcaaaaattcatataattcTTATGGTTTATATGAAGATAAATATGATACAAAGGATAATGATTCTAAAGCAAAATATAATGattcaataa
This genomic interval carries:
- a CDS encoding nucleolar preribosomal assembly protein, putative, translated to MENENKEEIIDGIQSKAKTRKGNVILKKREGELNENSKYCLFISGNKRTEMLKNFMQDIYLLHKPLTCYMPKLHQNLSNALDKIDKLVELCVHNNCSFFFLIFSTKKKPSRFLLGRLYNNKILDYYVFSLLSYIPIHIFPLSKEILHDTKPIVLIQGSYFEKNETTKYLKNVLFDFFKHKNIESFSKNSIQRLIVITAYESKKNINTNNNNNSENKFILSFRQYLIKKEFFDLKEKHALNEIGPSFEFILENCKTPDFNLFQETIKKPHIQKKRKSDKIKVDELGNNIKKVYIQKQNFNKLHTKHTKILKKTKFNKK
- the MTRAP gene encoding merozoite TRAP-like protein, putative, with translation MKKFMINLFLINIFFLTYQLKCNIINTKCGSWNEWSECEGEFMSRTYNYDYSIRDLRSCKNCGKWGNWSSCNDGKTYRYLDNCSFFKEEKDCTSNKEDNKKIENGNLQSTVVDLNYDNNRNEETLLKDNNKQHEKENEVINFNKETNLQKSEKNQNDNISETPENKIKEDQKINNDEEDLKNIHKLNNGFESSSNLVNNQNDTQEQKNEDLVNKDAKSPIIQKNKENEIKEHNQIFNINSILGKENNGQLNNTNLRHNNNEMRKSSYQKKKVRKFGDNQKIKINNHNEKIDENKSKEDSNIANVLKTYEDTNNEENKNSYNSYGLYEDKYDTKDNDSKAKYNDSIKFNRIYIASGVGAVLILTGGVISYIMFKENKTDDVLIENKDENYEVLFNDDVLKNKSTKALYEEEFWAHE